From the Odocoileus virginianus isolate 20LAN1187 ecotype Illinois unplaced genomic scaffold, Ovbor_1.2 Unplaced_Contig_20, whole genome shotgun sequence genome, the window tggactggactgtagcctgtcaggctcctctgtccatggaatttcccaggcaagaatactggagtgggttgccatttccttctccaggggatcttcccaacccagggatcaaatctgtgtcttctgcattggcaggagattctttactactgtgccatctGGAGCCTAATGATTAGCAAATAGTAACCTAATGTCTTTACCATAATTATACTATCAGCACAATACCATCAGTCATCTTTCCACGTATCTGCAAAATGGATTACCATGCTACTTAGTGAAACACCTGTTCAAGAACATATGACATACACATATCTATTTAACTTGGTTGTTTGGTCAATTGCCTAGTTACCTATCAGCTCCAAAGTGCCATCCTAGAGAATGCATCAAACCTGAGTcactacttcattttttttaaacaaagctgtTCCCAATCAAACCCCTCTTTTCATTCTTGGGTAGAATCTTTATAAAGTACCTGATCATTGATTTTCTACATTATTTTCTACATTAACTAACTTAAACCAACGTGCACTGGAGAAATCTAAAGGCTGTGCTACATGCCCCTTTTCTGGGCAACCACAAATGGTAATCATGGCATCTTATCTCCCTGTGTGTgcgttattcactcagtcatatctgactctttgtgaccccatagactgtagcccgccaggctcctctgcccatggaattctccaggcaagaatactggagtgggttgccattcccatctccaagggatcttcccaacccagggatcgatccctggtctcctacattcaggcagagtctttaccatctgagctctcCTCACTCAGTGCTAACATTTATGTTTACTTACTGAGCATTTTATGTGCTGGTCAACTTTAATTCAGCTAACCCTCACCACAGCCTTATCAAACAGACATCACTATTATCTATATTTTCcacataaggaaactgaggcacagtgaattaaataactttttcaaaGTTACAAAAAATATAAGTGGCAGAACTATCATTTAAATCTAGGTGCTCTGAACCATTAAGCTGTAAGGCCCTACTGTGAGTTCACAGGGTAAGTGCCGCTCTGCTTTGCTCTTCAcagattccttctatgcctaatATGAGGCCTGGCACATAATGGGTGCGCAGTAAACAGACCCTGAACGATCATATGAGGCTTCTTTGTCATTTGGTATCTTGCAGGTCTCCAGCCCAAACTAAGACTATCGGTGTTGAGTATGTTTAGCCATAGAAGGCAATACGCATAAAGGACAAGAACTGCAACATTTCTCAAagcagcatcactgattcaatcaTCCTAACTTGGACTCAGGAGTCAGATTACCTGCACTCACCTCCTGCCTCTCCACTGGCTAGCTTTTTTAATCTCCTAAACGATTAATCTGTTCTATGTGCCTCAGTGTCTGCACCTTTAAAACCAGAATAATAATTTTATCTGTATCCTAGTCTTGCTGATAGGGCCTAATGATtgctttaataataaaatatatactaaaataaactttgaaactTGACTGTCAAGTAATAAGCTATGAAGAAATGTTATCCTTAGTATTACTTTACAGCTGGGAAAATCAGTATTGGCCATTTTAAGTGGCTCATGTAGTTAATCCAGTTGAATAAAGAGATCCTGTGCAGTTAGTCCTGACAACAAGgtctgcaaaaaataaatattctgtcaTCTCGTTTTAGACGACTTATGCTATATTACCCTTTGACTGCAGAGTGAACATTCTGGATAGCACAGACTTCTGAATTGGGATAAAGAGAGCAAAAGTGTGATGTGATTTCCCCTGTGCACCAGGGGAGTTAAGTCTGTTAGGGCCTAGAATCAGGTCCCCATGGATAGTATCATGGGTCTGCCATAGCCCATAGTCACATCTAGAAGGGAATAACTCTCCCAGGAAAAGTACTCCTTATCCCTtgagaggggcagagaggagcaTTTGGAAAGCACCTTGGCAGAGCAGAGGCATCAACACTCAGGTTTCTCTCTTATGAGGCTCACTTCCTCCAACTCTCATTATTGTTATttgcctccctgtctctcccttctctctcaatCTCTCCCATTTTactaaaatatgtgtatattttacagaaaagtaGACAACacagataaataataaatctcCTTGATTCTCACTAGCCAAAAACAACTACTAACACATTTTtgttaagtgaaagtcgctcagttgtgtccaactctttgcggccccatggactgtagcctgccaggctcctctgtccatggaattctccagaccagaatactggagtgggtagctgttcccttccaggggatcttcccaacccagggttcaaatccaggtctcctgcattgcaggcagattctacaccatctaagccaccaggaaagcccaagaatactggaatgggtagcctatgccttctccatgggatcttcctgacccaggaatctaaccaggagctaccagggaagcccaaatttttaTTACTTCCTCCAAATACTTATTGTGTGCAAATGTATGAATGTTGaacaataatattatatattatggtTTTATCCAGAGTATACATCACAGTATCCTATAAATagggggcttctcagatggctcagtgataatctgcttgctaatgcaggagacatgggagttGCAGGCTCAATCactaggttgagaagattccctggaggaggaagtgggaacccactccagtattcttgcctggagaatcacatgaacagaggagcctggcaggctatgcagtccattgggtcacaaagacttggacatgactgagcacacacaccacaaccacgctataaataatttttgtaaaaacttttatttgaaatACTATTTTACAGTGGTTCCTACATTCTTCTAAGCTATCTTATCCAAGAAATCTATTGTTGCAGCCATATATCTTTTGACTAGCATagattttgttgtctttttcttcatattttaacatttggGAGGTTTACTCTATGCCtgtccattgttttctttttttgaagtaaTTTTGAGGGAGAGTAATCTCAATTGTACAAGgattctaaattaatttttaaatcatgttgTTGCATTCCTCAGATTATTCAGAATTAAGTCAAGTGAACTGGGGTGAAAAGCAACATATTCGATATTTGTTTAATCTTTCCACCAAGGCATGTGCTATTTGTGTCCATTCATTCAAGCTTACTTCTAAGTAAGTATCTGATAAGGGTTCATCCCCAAATCATGTAAGGAGCTCCTACAGTagctaaaaacaaagacaaaatcatGTCTGATAATCTCATTTTACTATGTGCTAAGCAGTTAAATGGAAGTTTCTCCAGagaggatatacaaatggccaatgggtatatgaaaaaaaaaatgatcaatgtcattaatcatcaggaaaatccATATtgaaaacacaatgagatatcaccataCATCTGTCAAGATCGctgttaaataataataaaaaaacaataacaacaaaagacaaTAAGTGTTGAGAAGGGTATCATTTACTGGCACAGATTtatggaatgtaaaatagtgcaattgggatggaaagcagtatggagttgctacaaaattaaaattttgtagaaattttgtaaaattaaaaaaaattctacaaaattaaaagtagaactacttTTCATATAGTCTTGGGGAAAAGAATTATTTGACCATTGTGACAGTGTTCACAAGgtaataagtaattttttatatgataattcaatttaaaaatggataaaagaaacATGTAACAAAATGAGGGATTGATTTTAGGAGACACattcatggatttaaaaaaaaaaaaaatgagcttttatttatttatatattttttggctaAACTGCAGCTCAGTGTAACTTGCCAAAACCTGTTGTCTTTGGTCTTAACTAGTGCCAGGCTGTCATCAAATATCTGGTGGAAGAAATCCTAAGAGTTGATTCCTGCCcaaaaggaagtttaaaaagTTGTCAAAGCAGGTCTTGAAAACCCCAATTTGTGGAGTAATAGTAAATATCCagtgacttttttcctttccttgagcTTCTGACTTAAATCTTGGTTCGCACTAGCATTCTGCCAAGCCTCCATCTAATCTCTTTGGTTTTGATGGAATAGATGACAGGGTTGAGCATGGGAGGCACAAAGAGATAAATGAGGGACAAGACTGTGTGCACCAATCGGGGGGCATGCCTACCATAGCGGGCAGTCATGGACACACCAATCTTGGGCACATAGAAGATGAGCACAGCACACAGATGTGACACACACGTGTTGAGTGTCTTTAACCGTTCCTCCCGAGATGCAATGGCAAGTACAGAGCGCAGGATGAGCACATATGAGAAGAGAATGAGTGCAGAGTCCAGGCCAAAGGTAGACATGACAATGAAGAGACCGAAAATATTGTTGATGGTGATGTCACCACAGGGAAGGTGGATGAGATCTGGATGAAGGCAGTAGGCATGGGACAGTACATTCGCCTTGCAGAAGGGCAACCTCTTCAGAAGGAAAGGCAGTGGGAAAACCATGCAGAAGCTGCGGATGATGGCCCACAAGCCCATGCATACAACACGGGAATCTGTGAGCATGGTGGTGTAGCGCAGAGGGTTACaaatggccacatagcggtcaaaACTCATAACCAGCAGGACCCCAGACTCCATGAAAGAGAAGAAGTGGATAAAGAACATTTGAGCCATGCAAGAATCAAAGCTGATTGTCCTTAAGTGGAAGCAAAATGTGGCGAGCACGGTGGGCAGTGTGGAGAAAGACACACCTAGATCATTAACTGAGAGCAGGGACAGGAAGTAGTACATAGGCTGATGCAAACTCTGCTCCTCCTTGACAATGCAAAGGATAAGGACATTGCCCACGATGGAGACAATGTAGAGGGTACCGAGGAGCAAGAACATCCAGTGTTGGGAGTTCTCCAGCCCTGGGAGCCCTGTCAGGGTGAAGGTTGGCAACCCTGAGCTGTTGTAGAGGACACCTCCCATGCTGGGAGGACTTGAACTGTAGGACCACCACCTGTAGAGAAGACAGACGTACAGTTTATTCATGACCTATTTTAAGTCTCTCTTATGCCATCCAGACCCTTACTTTATAGCTTAATCAAGTTTGTTTACCACATCACTCCTTGCCCCTCATGCTCCCCATGGTTTCTGGAATTGTCTAAGTGTTTGCAGGTGATCCAGCTGGCTCAACAGGTCACATTACCTTCCTCTGTACCTTTGCCTATCTCCACCATGCTCTTCCTCACATTCAAAGCTATGAACTTGTTATCAATCTACAGGCATCACTTTGTTCAAGACCTAAGATATCATTCTCCTGATGACTACTTCCTGGACTGTTCTGAGCATTCCAATTATTCCTCAAGCCGTAAACTTTTCCTATTTCCATTCTCTCACTCTACTGACTCTACTGATAAGTAACATCTGCTCATTATCATAACTCTCCAGCTTTCTTACTTCTACACAGTCTCCCAGTTCTGTCTGGCATTTATCCAGACAGAGGATCGATGGACAGGAAGATATAAGTCCACAGAGACAATCTTCCAGACATACATCAAAATGCACTAGGACCCCCTTATATCCACTCATCTATTCATTCTTCAATCCACCTTATGGCATTAATTTTCACCATGAATAACTTAATATACtaatgtattttcttaataatttcctTCAGA encodes:
- the LOC110138022 gene encoding olfactory receptor 51I2-like, producing MNKLYVCLLYRWWSYSSSPPSMGGVLYNSSGLPTFTLTGLPGLENSQHWMFLLLGTLYIVSIVGNVLILCIVKEEQSLHQPMYYFLSLLSVNDLGVSFSTLPTVLATFCFHLRTISFDSCMAQMFFIHFFSFMESGVLLVMSFDRYVAICNPLRYTTMLTDSRVVCMGLWAIIRSFCMVFPLPFLLKRLPFCKANVLSHAYCLHPDLIHLPCGDITINNIFGLFIVMSTFGLDSALILFSYVLILRSVLAIASREERLKTLNTCVSHLCAVLIFYVPKIGVSMTARYGRHAPRLVHTVLSLIYLFVPPMLNPVIYSIKTKEIRWRLGRMLVRTKI